One window from the genome of Salvia splendens isolate huo1 chromosome 9, SspV2, whole genome shotgun sequence encodes:
- the LOC121749283 gene encoding PRA1 family protein F3-like, translating into MRRSWRVMIASLSLPESLGAAFQRLLTNAGYFHVNYAIVVLLTLLVSLLWHPGALIVFIATMFAWMFLYFLRDTPLVVWGYGVEERLVLAVLSVSTVALLLLTKATVFLGGIAAGFVAVLVHSVFRRTNDLDLDEGGEGAVRLKETASANYSVL; encoded by the coding sequence ATGCGGCGGTCGTGGCGCGTGATGATCGCGTCCCTGTCCCTGCCCGAGAGCCTGGGGGCGGCGTTCCAGCGCCTCCTGACGAACGCTGGGTATTTCCACGTGAACTACGCGATCGTGGTGCTGCTGACGCTGCTGGTGAGCCTCCTGTGGCACCCGGGCGCGCTCATCGTGTTCATCGCCACCATGTTCGCGTGGATGTTCCTGTATTTCCTCCGCGACACGCCCCTCGTCGTCTGGGGCTACGGCGTGGAGGAGCGCCTCGTGCTCGCCGTGCTGTCCGTCTCCACCGTCGCGCTGCTGCTCCTCACCAAGGCCACGGTCTTCCTCGGGGGGATCGCGGCCGGGTTTGTGGCGGTGCTCGTGCATTCCGTGTTTAGGAGGACCAACGATTTGGATTTGGACGAGGGCGGAGAGGGGGCGGTGCGGTTGAAGGAGACGGCGTCGGCCAATTATTCTGTTTTGTAG